From the genome of Mycobacterium dioxanotrophicus, one region includes:
- a CDS encoding class I SAM-dependent methyltransferase: MSEVRKECRVCGSVGPHRTITVREMYYGTRELFDYYICKDCETLQIVDVLEGEELARHYPRKYYSYTVAEQPGFFQWMTTQRDRYELNERRQFVGALVAALPPGVRSLIGTRDASGDVIKMLGDLNLARDARILDVGCGGGTLLDRLARAGFTELTGADPFIEEDGVTPLGVPLLRRFMNEVPGEFDLIMFNHSLEHVPDPVETLKAANERLAPGGVCLARLPTTSSEAWATYGKHWCLIDAPRHTVIPSRRGMELAAETVGMRVEKTIDDSNSSQFFGSEAYRRGIALPELNGLGAIFRNFGVRQMLGWERRSVSLNRQGRGDQAGFVMRAASA; encoded by the coding sequence TTGAGCGAGGTTCGCAAAGAGTGCCGGGTGTGCGGCTCGGTGGGTCCTCATCGGACCATCACTGTCCGTGAGATGTACTACGGCACTCGGGAGTTGTTCGACTACTACATCTGCAAGGACTGCGAAACCCTGCAGATCGTGGATGTGCTCGAGGGCGAGGAACTCGCGCGGCACTACCCGCGCAAGTACTACTCCTACACCGTGGCTGAGCAGCCCGGATTCTTCCAATGGATGACGACGCAGCGAGACCGCTATGAATTGAACGAGCGGCGGCAGTTCGTGGGTGCCCTCGTCGCGGCGTTGCCGCCGGGTGTCCGGTCCCTGATCGGCACGCGTGACGCCAGCGGAGACGTCATCAAGATGCTCGGCGATCTGAATCTTGCGCGTGATGCGCGAATCCTTGATGTCGGCTGCGGCGGCGGCACGTTGCTCGACCGGCTGGCGCGGGCAGGCTTCACCGAACTCACCGGCGCGGATCCGTTCATCGAGGAGGACGGTGTCACGCCGCTGGGCGTTCCGCTGCTGAGGCGATTCATGAACGAAGTGCCCGGCGAGTTCGATCTCATCATGTTCAACCATTCGCTGGAGCATGTTCCGGATCCGGTCGAGACGCTGAAAGCGGCCAACGAGCGGCTCGCTCCCGGTGGCGTCTGCCTGGCGCGGCTGCCAACGACGTCGTCGGAAGCCTGGGCCACCTATGGGAAACACTGGTGCCTGATCGATGCGCCTCGGCACACCGTCATCCCTTCCCGCCGCGGTATGGAACTCGCGGCGGAAACCGTCGGCATGCGGGTGGAGAAGACCATCGACGACTCCAACTCCTCGCAGTTCTTCGGCAGTGAGGCATACCGCCGGGGCATTGCCTTGCCTGAGTTGAACGGACTGGGCGCCATCTTCCGAAACTTCGGGGTGCGGCAGATGTTGGGTTGGGAACGGCGTTCGGTCTCACTCAATCGGCAGGGCCGCGGCGACCAGGCAGGCTTCGTGATGCGGGCCGCATCGGCCTGA
- a CDS encoding class I SAM-dependent methyltransferase, with product MTDHRCRICGGELHEVFDLGRQPVSNAFAKPEDADKVPFFRLAVGACTSCTMVQQLDTVPPYEMYRADYPYRASGSLLIRRHFEDVARHIIETCPGGRDGFVVEIGSNDGVMLKTLSEAGMRHLGVDPAASAGEVARSHGVNVRTDFFNAETAADIYSEHGHANLIFSANTFSHISYLDSIFEGVGTLLAPDGLFVFEDRSLADILRHNYFDQIYDEHIYLFSVSSVQAMAAHFGFELVDAEHLPLHGGSIRYTVARRGALEPSPAVEKFVAQEKADGLAEKEEAAFVRFSSDVNRIKTDLVSLLHDIRSEGRRVVGYGATSRSATVLNYCGIGADLLPLVCDSTPEKQGRVTPGSKIPVCPPDAFTDPYPDYALLFAWNHAEEIMAKERLFQEKGGRWILYVPEVHTI from the coding sequence TTGACCGACCACAGATGCCGGATATGCGGTGGCGAGCTACACGAGGTTTTCGACCTCGGCCGCCAACCCGTCTCGAATGCCTTCGCCAAACCCGAAGACGCCGACAAAGTGCCGTTTTTTCGACTGGCTGTCGGTGCCTGCACGTCGTGCACCATGGTCCAACAACTCGACACCGTGCCTCCGTATGAGATGTATCGCGCCGACTATCCGTACCGCGCATCCGGCTCTCTGCTGATCCGCAGGCACTTCGAAGACGTGGCCCGCCACATCATCGAAACGTGCCCCGGCGGCCGGGACGGGTTCGTCGTCGAGATCGGAAGCAATGACGGCGTCATGCTGAAGACTCTCAGCGAGGCGGGGATGCGGCACCTGGGGGTGGACCCGGCTGCCAGCGCGGGTGAAGTCGCCCGCTCCCACGGAGTCAACGTGCGCACCGATTTCTTCAACGCCGAGACGGCCGCCGACATCTACTCCGAGCACGGTCATGCCAACCTGATCTTCTCGGCGAACACGTTCAGCCATATCTCCTACCTCGACTCGATATTCGAGGGGGTCGGGACCCTGCTCGCTCCGGATGGCCTGTTCGTATTCGAAGATCGCTCGCTCGCCGACATCCTCAGGCACAACTATTTCGACCAGATCTACGACGAGCACATCTACCTGTTCTCGGTCAGTTCTGTGCAGGCCATGGCGGCCCATTTCGGTTTCGAGCTGGTCGACGCCGAACACCTGCCTCTGCACGGCGGGTCGATCCGCTATACCGTCGCGCGCCGCGGCGCCCTCGAACCGAGCCCCGCCGTCGAGAAATTCGTCGCGCAGGAGAAGGCCGACGGGCTCGCCGAGAAGGAAGAAGCCGCGTTCGTCAGGTTCTCCAGCGACGTCAACCGCATCAAGACCGACCTCGTGTCGCTGCTGCACGACATCCGTTCGGAAGGCCGACGTGTCGTCGGCTACGGCGCGACGTCCAGAAGCGCGACGGTGCTCAACTACTGCGGCATCGGGGCAGACCTGCTGCCGCTGGTGTGTGACTCCACGCCGGAGAAGCAGGGTCGGGTCACGCCGGGCTCGAAGATCCCGGTGTGCCCGCCTGATGCCTTCACCGACCCCTACCCCGACTACGCGTTGCTGTTCGCGTGGAACCATGCCGAAGAGATCATGGCCAAGGAACGGCTGTTCCAGGAGAAGGGCGGACGGTGGATCCTCTACGTGCCCGAGGTCCACACGATCTGA
- a CDS encoding MbtH family protein, whose product MSINPFDDDKGSFFVLINDEEQHSLWPAFADVPAGWRVVFGEADRAACLDYIEQNWTDIRPKSLRERLAQGGALER is encoded by the coding sequence GTGAGCATCAATCCATTCGATGACGACAAGGGAAGCTTTTTCGTCTTGATCAACGACGAGGAGCAGCACAGCCTGTGGCCGGCGTTTGCCGACGTGCCGGCTGGTTGGCGGGTGGTATTCGGCGAGGCGGACCGCGCTGCATGCCTTGACTACATCGAGCAAAACTGGACCGATATTCGGCCGAAGAGCCTGCGCGAGAGGTTGGCGCAGGGCGGGGCTCTTGAGCGCTGA
- a CDS encoding TylF/MycF/NovP-related O-methyltransferase, whose product MVAAVATGLSTKARLTMRWVRAEYWLARKLLPDVYSNDALITFNTHGFMDDPAFRRAYERGARALGEDQDWYQWHWRVHVGLWAAANASKLEGDFVECGVSYGFLSSAVMEYLDWDRLGKTFYLLDTFTGLDPRFVTAGERESGALETSQAHLKDGLYVDSVDSVRANFAEWKNHRIIVGAVPETLDQVDADKVAYLHIDMNCAPPEVAALRHFWPRLTPGAYVLLDDYANRGREEQRDAMDELSVELGVPICTLPTGQGLIIKPAR is encoded by the coding sequence ATGGTCGCCGCCGTGGCAACCGGATTGTCGACCAAGGCCCGCCTGACGATGCGCTGGGTGCGCGCTGAATATTGGCTCGCGCGAAAGCTCCTACCCGACGTCTATTCCAATGACGCACTGATCACCTTCAACACCCATGGGTTCATGGATGACCCGGCGTTCCGGCGGGCCTACGAGCGTGGCGCACGCGCACTCGGTGAGGACCAGGACTGGTACCAGTGGCATTGGCGGGTACACGTCGGTCTCTGGGCGGCTGCCAACGCGAGCAAGCTCGAGGGTGACTTCGTCGAATGCGGGGTCAGCTACGGGTTCTTGAGCAGCGCGGTGATGGAATACCTGGACTGGGACCGGCTGGGCAAGACGTTCTATCTGCTCGACACGTTCACCGGACTCGACCCCCGCTTCGTCACCGCGGGTGAGCGTGAGTCAGGCGCACTTGAGACAAGCCAGGCGCACCTGAAAGACGGTCTCTATGTGGACTCAGTCGACAGCGTGCGGGCCAACTTCGCGGAATGGAAGAACCACCGCATCATCGTCGGAGCGGTCCCCGAGACTCTCGATCAGGTCGATGCAGACAAAGTCGCCTACCTGCACATCGACATGAACTGCGCGCCGCCGGAAGTCGCTGCACTGCGGCACTTCTGGCCCCGGTTGACGCCAGGGGCCTACGTACTGCTCGACGATTACGCGAACCGGGGACGCGAAGAGCAGCGAGACGCCATGGACGAGCTCTCGGTGGAACTGGGCGTGCCGATCTGCACCCTGCCCACCGGGCAGGGGCTGATCATCAAGCCGGCGCGCTGA
- a CDS encoding NAD-dependent epimerase/dehydratase family protein has translation MSKSVLISGGAGFIGTALSRRLVEAGYDVAVMDVLLAQVHGDGKALDLHPSVRFFTGDVTHAPDWDAVLRLCRPSQVIHLAAETGTAQSLSQATRHGLVNVVGTTQLLDALSRADLVPEQIVVASSRAVYGEGAWQAGDEVFYPRPRSHAQLQAGVWDPQGPTGEPGVPLPSRAGVTETRPTNVYGATKLAQENLLTAWTSAHDTGLSILRLQNAYGPGQSLTNPYTGVVPFFARLSRQLRASEVYEDGRIVRDLVYIDDVIDALFTSVVNPAVQSRCLDIGSGHGITIHELAKKIAAVFGAPEPVVVGKFRDGDVRAASCDIEPTLSDLQWRPKWTLDDGLRSLLDWIGTQTEAGAEDGAEYLDRVGVERAR, from the coding sequence TTGTCTAAATCCGTACTCATCAGCGGCGGAGCGGGATTCATCGGTACTGCGCTGTCGCGCCGTCTCGTCGAAGCCGGTTACGACGTAGCGGTCATGGATGTCCTGCTTGCTCAAGTACACGGCGACGGAAAGGCGCTCGACCTGCACCCGTCGGTACGGTTCTTCACCGGCGACGTGACCCACGCACCGGATTGGGATGCCGTCCTGCGTCTGTGCCGGCCTTCGCAGGTCATCCATTTGGCGGCCGAAACGGGCACCGCGCAGTCGCTGTCACAGGCGACCCGCCACGGCCTGGTGAACGTGGTGGGCACCACCCAGCTGCTCGATGCGCTGAGCCGTGCGGATCTGGTGCCCGAGCAGATCGTCGTGGCTTCGTCGCGGGCGGTCTACGGTGAGGGCGCCTGGCAAGCGGGCGACGAGGTCTTCTACCCGCGTCCGCGCAGCCACGCACAGTTGCAGGCCGGCGTCTGGGATCCCCAGGGACCAACCGGTGAACCTGGCGTGCCGCTTCCGAGCCGTGCAGGGGTGACCGAGACGCGCCCGACCAACGTCTACGGCGCGACGAAGCTGGCCCAGGAGAATCTGCTGACGGCGTGGACCTCGGCGCACGACACGGGTCTGAGCATTCTGCGCCTGCAGAACGCCTATGGGCCCGGTCAGTCGTTGACCAATCCCTATACCGGCGTTGTGCCGTTCTTCGCGCGGCTGTCCCGGCAGCTGCGCGCGTCGGAAGTCTATGAAGACGGCCGCATCGTGCGCGACCTGGTCTACATCGACGATGTCATCGACGCGCTGTTCACGTCCGTGGTCAACCCCGCCGTGCAGTCGCGCTGCTTGGACATCGGATCAGGGCACGGCATCACCATCCACGAGTTGGCGAAGAAGATCGCTGCGGTCTTCGGCGCTCCTGAGCCGGTCGTCGTAGGAAAGTTCCGGGACGGCGACGTGCGGGCCGCCAGTTGTGACATCGAACCCACGCTGAGCGATCTGCAATGGCGTCCGAAATGGACGCTGGACGATGGGCTGCGCTCGCTGCTCGACTGGATAGGTACACAGACCGAGGCGGGAGCAGAAGATGGCGCCGAGTACCTGGACCGCGTCGGGGTGGAACGCGCCCGCTGA
- a CDS encoding acyltransferase family protein, with product MKLAQVFDPRNNALNAFRLALAAEVILWHSFPVTGRMPPEAVLQVLFSVGVDGFFAISGFLITRSWLTNPNIREYLMARALRILPGFYVCLAVTAFVIAPIALAAQGGSVSKLLTSSAPIEYIVKNLGLIPLQRVIGETPHGVPDAAAGWNASLWSLIWEVACYLIVALLGVVGLASKKWISPVFLVLATAGAMLFPPLTYPGVWTIPQLIMRTGIMFAAGALMYHWRDVIPARWSIVAVCVVIVFAAGLLPDYRVVAGLPLAYAVIVSGALIRNKRMNLRTDLSYGVYIYAFPVQQLLATFGLIFLSPILFFVISTVVTLPFAAMSWFVVEKRAMALKARFKRKAQMRVPEPSPAGDVNVTGSQ from the coding sequence ATGAAGCTAGCTCAGGTATTCGATCCGCGGAACAATGCGTTGAACGCATTCCGGTTGGCCCTGGCTGCCGAGGTCATCCTGTGGCATTCCTTCCCGGTGACAGGACGCATGCCACCAGAGGCGGTACTGCAGGTTCTCTTCTCGGTGGGGGTCGACGGCTTCTTCGCGATCTCGGGCTTCCTCATCACCCGGAGTTGGCTGACCAACCCTAATATTCGCGAATATCTCATGGCCCGGGCTCTTCGCATTCTCCCCGGCTTCTATGTCTGCCTCGCAGTGACGGCGTTCGTCATCGCGCCCATCGCATTGGCGGCGCAGGGCGGCTCGGTATCCAAACTGCTCACGTCGTCCGCTCCTATCGAATACATCGTGAAGAACCTCGGGCTGATTCCGCTTCAGCGAGTGATCGGCGAGACGCCACACGGGGTTCCCGACGCGGCCGCGGGATGGAATGCCTCCCTGTGGTCACTGATCTGGGAGGTCGCGTGCTACCTCATCGTCGCGCTGCTCGGCGTGGTGGGGCTGGCCAGTAAGAAGTGGATCTCGCCGGTCTTTCTGGTGCTCGCCACGGCAGGCGCGATGTTGTTCCCACCGCTGACCTATCCGGGCGTGTGGACCATTCCGCAGCTGATCATGCGTACCGGAATCATGTTCGCGGCGGGCGCCCTCATGTATCACTGGCGGGACGTGATCCCTGCCAGATGGTCGATCGTCGCGGTGTGCGTGGTCATCGTGTTCGCCGCCGGGCTGCTACCCGATTACCGCGTGGTCGCCGGGCTGCCGTTGGCATATGCCGTCATCGTCTCCGGCGCGCTCATCCGCAACAAGCGCATGAACCTGCGTACGGATCTGTCCTACGGGGTCTACATCTATGCGTTTCCCGTTCAACAGCTGCTCGCCACCTTCGGCCTCATCTTCCTGAGTCCGATTCTGTTCTTTGTGATTTCGACGGTGGTGACACTGCCGTTCGCGGCGATGAGCTGGTTCGTCGTCGAGAAACGCGCGATGGCGTTGAAGGCTCGTTTCAAGCGGAAGGCCCAGATGCGCGTACCGGAGCCGAGCCCGGCCGGCGACGTGAACGTGACTGGCAGTCAATAA
- a CDS encoding glycosyltransferase — protein sequence MKFVLACYGTRGDVEPSVSVGCELQRRGHDVQLAVPPDLVGFAEGAGLSTAAYGPPLQAFLREEFLRNFWSELMSHPVRSLKELWQPISRYWGETSDTLMGLANGADLLSTGLNYEQPAANVAEFYDIPLVMLHHFPMRPNGRLVPMLPAPVVRSAGALTEWLLWRSTKDVENAQRRELGLPKATRPAPRRIPDRGSVEVQAYDAVSVPGLAEEWRKWNGQRPFVGALTMGLSTDNDDEVASWIASGTPPICFATGSIPVESPSETLEMISTACAELGERALVCAGGTDFSHVTIPDHVKVIGVANYATVFAACRAVVHHGGSGTTAASLRAGVPTLILWSTADQPYWGNQLRRLKVGTARRVSKTTRDSLTEDLRRILAPEYHARARELATRMTTPAASIAKTADLFENKVRAAAR from the coding sequence ATGAAGTTTGTGCTGGCATGCTATGGCACTCGCGGCGATGTCGAACCCTCCGTCAGCGTCGGATGCGAATTGCAGCGCAGAGGTCACGACGTTCAGCTGGCCGTACCCCCTGATCTGGTCGGATTCGCCGAGGGCGCGGGCCTCTCGACTGCCGCGTATGGCCCACCGCTGCAGGCGTTTCTACGCGAAGAGTTCCTGCGCAACTTCTGGTCTGAGCTCATGAGTCATCCGGTGCGTTCGCTGAAGGAGCTCTGGCAACCGATCTCGCGATACTGGGGCGAGACCAGCGACACATTGATGGGACTGGCCAACGGAGCCGACCTGCTCTCGACCGGCCTGAACTACGAACAACCTGCCGCCAATGTCGCTGAGTTCTACGACATTCCGCTGGTCATGTTGCATCACTTCCCGATGCGGCCCAATGGGCGACTGGTCCCGATGCTGCCCGCGCCGGTGGTCCGCTCCGCCGGCGCGCTGACCGAATGGTTGCTGTGGCGCTCGACAAAGGATGTCGAGAATGCACAGCGACGAGAGTTGGGTTTGCCAAAAGCAACTCGTCCGGCACCACGCCGGATCCCTGATCGGGGGTCAGTGGAAGTACAGGCCTACGACGCCGTCAGCGTGCCGGGGCTGGCGGAGGAGTGGAGGAAATGGAACGGCCAACGGCCGTTTGTCGGAGCGCTGACCATGGGCCTGTCGACCGACAACGACGACGAGGTGGCGTCGTGGATCGCGTCGGGCACACCGCCGATCTGTTTTGCCACCGGCAGCATCCCTGTCGAATCACCCTCGGAAACACTGGAAATGATCAGTACAGCGTGCGCGGAATTGGGCGAACGCGCGTTGGTGTGCGCCGGCGGCACCGACTTCAGCCACGTCACCATCCCTGATCACGTAAAGGTGATCGGAGTCGCGAACTATGCCACGGTTTTCGCCGCATGCCGCGCAGTGGTGCATCACGGCGGTTCGGGAACCACAGCGGCGAGCCTGCGGGCAGGTGTCCCGACGCTCATTCTCTGGAGCACCGCGGATCAGCCCTACTGGGGCAATCAGCTCAGGCGATTGAAAGTCGGTACAGCACGCCGTGTTTCGAAAACCACCCGCGATTCACTGACGGAGGATCTGCGCCGAATCCTGGCGCCGGAATACCACGCCCGGGCACGTGAACTCGCCACCCGGATGACGACGCCGGCCGCCAGCATCGCCAAAACGGCGGATCTGTTCGAGAACAAGGTCCGCGCGGCAGCGCGTTGA